The DNA sequence TTGAAAGAGGTGGAAACCATTTTGGATATTTCATCACGGCTGATTGTCAACCGTACCGCCTTTAAAACCCACAGTGCCGAATTGAAAAGCTGGGTAGATAAATTCAGGGAGGCGAGCCGTGGCCAAATTGCTGCATAGCACCGCGCCGGATTTTTCTGTTATGTTTTCGCAGTTTCTTGCCCAACGTGAAGAAATTGCAGGCGATGTACGCGGCGTAGTTAGTGATATTCTTGCGCAGATTCGCGCACATGGCGATGATGCACTCATTGAATATACGCAGAAATTCGACCGCATACGATTGCCCTCAGGTATTGCGCTCACGCAGTCTCAAATAGCATCCCATGCGGCAAAGTGCGACTCTGCGGTGCGCGAAGCATTAACCTTGGCAGCACAGCGGATTTATGATTTTCATGTCACACAAAAACCTCAAGATACCAGCTATACCGATGATGCTGGAGTGAAACTGGGTGTGCGTTGGCGGCCTATCAGCGATGTGGGGCTTTATGTGCCTGGCGGCATGGCATCGTATCCCAGCAGTGTGTTGATGAATGCTATTCCTGCAAAAGTAGCTGGAGCGCAGCGC is a window from the Alphaproteobacteria bacterium genome containing:
- a CDS encoding histidinol dehydrogenase — protein: MAKLLHSTAPDFSVMFSQFLAQREEIAGDVRGVVSDILAQIRAHGDDALIEYTQKFDRIRLPSGIALTQSQIASHAAKCDSAVREALTLAAQRIYDFHVTQKPQDTSYTDDAGVKLGVRWRPISDVGLYVPGGMASYPSSVLMNAIPAKVAGAQRLVMVVPTPDGQINAAVMAAAQIAQIDEIYPIGGAQAVGA